The segment aggctgacaaagagtcagagctctattgagctgagtattccattaactttaaactagtaatgacttcatgactttctttgctaacaaaattttaactattagagaaaaaattactcataaccatcccaaagacgtatcgttatctttggctgctttcagtgatgccggtatttggttagactctttctctccgattgttctgtctgagttattttcattagttacttcatccaaaccatcaacatgtttattagaccccattcctaccaggctgctcaaggaagccctaccattatttaatgcttcgatcttaaatatgatcaatctatctttgttagttggctatgtaccacaggcttttaaggtggcagtaattaaaccattacttaaaaagccatcacttgacccagctatcttagctaattataggccaatctccaaccttccttttctctcaaaattcttgaaaggttagttgtaaaacagctaactgatcatctgcagaggaatggtctatttgaagagtttcagtcaggttttagaattcatcatagtacagaaacagcattagtgaaggttacaaatgatcttcttatggcctcggacagtggactcatctctgtgcttgttctgttagacctcagtgctgcttttgatactgttgaccataaaattttattacagagattagagcatgccataggtattaaaggcactgcactgcggtggtttgaatcatatttgtctaatagattacaatttgttcatgtaaatggggaatcttcttcacagactaaagttaattatggagttccacaaggttctgtgctaggaccaattttattcactttatacatgcttcccttaggcagtattattagacggtattgcttaaattttcattgttacgcagatgatacccagctttatctatccatgaagccagaggacacacaccaattagctaaactgcaggattgtcttacagacataaagacatggatgacctctaatttcctgcttttaactcagataaaactgaagttattgtacttggccccacaaatcttagaaacatggtgtctaaccagatccttactctggatggcattaccctgacctctagtaatactgtgagaaatcttggagtcatttttgatcaggatatgtcattcaaagcgcatattaaacaatatgtaggactgcttttttgcatttacgcaatatctctaaaatcagaaaggtcttgtctcagagtgatgctgaaaaactaattcatgcatttatttcctctaggctggactattgtaattcattattatcaggttgtcctaaaagttccctaaaaagccttcagttaattcaaaatgctgcagctagagtactgacggggactagaaggagagagcatatctcacccatattggcctctcttcattggcttcctgtaattctagaatagaatttaaaattcttcttcttacttataaggttttgaataatcaggtcccatctatcttagggacctcgtagtaccatatcaccccaatagagcgcttcgctctcagactgcaggcttacttgtagttcctagggtttgtaagagtagaatgggaggcagagccttcagctttcaggctcctctcctgtggaaccagctcccaattcagatcagggagacagacaccctctctacttttaagattaggcttaaaactttcctttttgctaaagcttatagttagggctggatcaggtgaccctgaaccatcccttagttatgctgctatagacgtagactgctggggggttcccatgatgcactgtttctttctctttttgctctgtatgcaccactctgcatttaatcattagtgatcgatctctgctcccctccacagcatgtctttttcctggttctctccctcagccccaaccagtcccagcagaagactgcccctccctgagcctggttctgctggaggtttcttcctgttaaaagggagtttttccttcccactgtagccaagtgcttgctcacagggggtcgttttgaccgttggggttttacataattattgtatggccttgccttacaatataaagcgccttggggcaactgtttgttgtgatttggcgctatataaaaaaattgattgattgattgattgattgattaatccaggttttgagtatatttcttattgttacatgggaaacaaggtaccagtagattcagtagattctcacaaatccaacaagaccaagcattcatgatatgcacactcttaaggctatgaaattgggctattagtaaaaaaaagtagaaaagggggtgttcacaataatagtagtgtgacattgtcagggagtttgtcagttttgtggaacaaacatgtgtgaatcaggtgtcccctttttaaggatgaagccagcacgtgttgaacatgcttttctctttgaaagcctgaggaaaatggaacgttcaagacattgttcagaagaacagtgtagtttgattaaaaagttgcaaaagattataggctgttcatctacaatgatctccaatgctttaaaatggacaaaaaaaaaaaaaaaggaaaaaaaaagacacatggaagaaaatggaaaacaaccatcaaaatgaatagaagaataaccagaatagcaaaggctcacccattgatcagctccaggatgatcaaagacagtctggagttacctgtaagtgctgtgacagttagaagacgcctgtgtgaagctaatttatttgcaagaattcctcgcaaagttcctctgttaaataaaagacatctgcagaagaggttacaatttgccaaagaacacatcaactggcctaaagagaaatggaggactattttgtggactgatgagagtaaaattgttctttttgggtccaagggccgcagacagtttgtgagacgacccccaaactctgaattcaagccacagttcacagtgaagacagtgaagcatggtggtacaagcatcatgatatgggcatgtttctcctactatggtgttgggcctatatatcacataccaggtatcatggatcagtttggatatgtcagaatacttgaagaggtcatgttgccttatgctgaagatgacatgcccttgaaatgggtgtttcaacaagacaatgaccccaagcacactagtaaacgagcaaaatcttggttccaaaccaacaaaattaatgcctcgcagatgtgaagaaatcatgaaaaactggttatacaactaaatactagtttagtgattcacaggattgctaaaaaaccagtttgaacataataattttgagtttgtagcgtcaacagcagatgctactattattgtgaacacccccttttctactttttttactaatagcccaatttcatagccttaagagtgtgcatatcatgaatgcttggtcgtgttggatttgtgagaatctactgaatctactggtaccttgtttcccatgtaacaataagaaatatactcaaaacctggattaatccttttagtcacatagcactactattattctgaacactactgtacattcatacctatggtcaatttagagtcaccagttcccctatcctgcatatctttggaagtgggaggaagccggaacacccggagggaacccatgcgagcatggggagaacatgcaaactccacacagaaagaaccaggaggGAATTGATCCCAGGTCCTTCTCGCTGCAATTCAGTAGTGCTAACTACTATTCTACCCTTTACACattcattttgtttaaaaattgtTGAATTAGTAAAGTTGATTTAAATGTTACATTAAGAAATTATGCAGGTAGTTCAGTGGATAAGGAGATTtcatgccaatatgtagacctgggtttgaacctGTCTCATGTTTGttgtctatgtccttggacaagacacttcacctgcattgtcccagtgCACAAATTTGTAAATGTGTGCCAGCCTTGGTTGGGGTCATAAACCTATGTTGGACTGGGGTCCTATCcatggggagtcatagactctcatccgcttcaagCTACAGAATCTGGGGAGAAGCACTGGCAATAATGGGTTTAACGGTCTGTTTAAGACTTGCTTCATTCTCATTAAAGCCAGAATACTTCTTAGTGAGCTCACTTTTATAATATTCCAACATGATGTATCAATAATGTCTTTTGttcatacggtgcatccagaaagtattcacagcacttcactttttccacgttttatattacagccttcttccaaaactgaatgaattattttttttcccctcaaaattctactcataacaccccataatggaaacatgaaaaaagttttttgaaattgttgcaaattcattaaaattaaaacctgagaaatcacatgtacaaccccaattccaatgaagttgggacgttgtgtaaaatgtagataaaaacacaatacaatgatttgcaaatcctcttcaacccatattcaattgaatacaccacaaagacaagatatttaatgttcaaagtggtaaacttttttgtttttgtgcaaatatttgctcattttgaaatggatgcctgcaacacatttcaaaaaggttgcgaaggggcaacaaaagactgggaaagttgatgaatgttcaaagaacatctAACTGGAAACACATGAGtgtaatgattgggtataaaaggagtatccccaaaaagctcaggcGTTCACaatcttcgtagtaaaagagtgtgggtactagactggcctgcctgcagtccagacctgttgcccattgaaaatgtgtggcgcattatgaagcgcaaaatacgacaacggagaccccggactgttgaacaactgaagtcgtacaagaagcaagaatgggaaagaattccacctacaaagcttcaacaattagtgtcctcagttcccaaatgcttattgagtgttgttagaaggaaaggtgatgtaacacagtggtaaacataccactgtcccagcttttttgaaacatgttgcaggcatccatttcaaaatgagcaaatatttgcacaaaaaaacaaagttgatcagtttgaacattaaatattttgtctttgttgtgtattcagttgaatataggttgcaaATCCTTGTgttcttttttatttacatttttcacaacatcccaacttcattggaattggggttgtacgtaagtattcagagcctttggtcaacactttgttgatgcactggcagaaattacagcctcaagtcatcttgaatatgatgccacaagcttggtacaccttatctttgggcagttttttcctctttgcagcacctctcaagctccatcaggctggatgtggAGCATCGGTGCATAGCCATTGTAAAAGAAATGTGTCACTTTGGTTTCCAAGAAGGCCATCATTCAAACTGAACATTGTGCAGTGGTTTATTAAAATGAGTTTTAGTTTAGTACAGAAATTATAGTGTATCCTAAAGACTATTTACAATCACTCTGTCAGAAGATTTAAAGAAACTATACATCTCTACAGAAGTTAATTTGCCAGCAAATAAACCTGTAGTTTTTGCCCCAAATTACGACATCTACATTTTTCTTACTCTATGAGCACTGATGCTACGTTCTGTTCATATTTACAGCACATATTCCTTGAAACAGGAGTGTAAACATTACCTTAATTATTCTAAAACTCAGTACCATCACAGTAAAGGCGATGTTTGTGCTGTATCCCATATCTAAGGGAGCTTTAGCTCTGTGTTGTCCTCTTTACAAGTGTCCCTCGGTGGTGTAAGACGGGTTCCCTAATCCCTCAGTGGAGTCTCTCTTTCCCTTTACACATGTTTGATATTTCCACAGGATCACAGCTACTATGGAGATGAGTAGAAGGAAGGCTACTCCTCCCCCTATGACCCCTGCCAGCATATGGTTGGAAGATTCAGGAGGGTTGTACCGCATGCAGGAGAATTCTGTAGGCACACTATGCCCTGCAAGGTTCACCGCCTCTACACACACCTTAGTTCCAACTTCCAAAGATCCCACTGTCCCCCGTCGCAAAGCCTCGCCAAATTCCATGGCATCCCCTCCCCGTCCCTCCACCACCACTCTGTAACCAGACACTGCTGAGGATGGAGCACACCAGCGTACCTCCACCTTCCCTGCATCATCCCCTTCACTGATGGGCAGCAATTGTTGGATTCGTGGTGCATGTGGAGGCGTATCAATCCCAGTCATTCCAGGACAGAGGCACCCAGTTTGTGCTGACAGGTGGGCACAGGGCTCCTGATTCTCCAGACAGGGATTGTACTGGCAGAGCTGGGGCTCATGGAGGAGCAGGGGTGGCCTCACAGAAGCTCGGATCCTGGGAGGGGTGCTGTCGCTGTGCGAGTCACCATCGTAATAGTAGTCATCAACAAAGTCCATAGCGGTTACAAACAAAATTTGTGGACGTCGAGTGGCAGGAGGTGAAGTCGGGAGAGCTTGAGTGAAGAGGTGGGAGTGGATGAAAAGGAGAAGCAGAGCCACGGTCCTGCACAGTGAGGTCATCTCTGTGAGCAAATATGATAAGATGGTCAATACAAAAACATACAGTCATATGGGTCATTGCAAAGATTAAGCATATATACACCCACTCAGCTGCTTGGTTCTCATTGCCTTTCCTATCTTAGGTGTCAGTTACTACACCCAACCATTGtagaattttaaaataatttataaatattgcAAATATACATATATCAAGTATGTATTTTAAAAAAGGGCAAAGTGTTGAATTCCTGCAGACAAGACTTTTGCAGACCTTCCAGGAATTTGCAGTGCCAGGATGTCAGCAATTAATTAAACAAGGAATTCCATGTAGAgatacaatatacgaggtctattagaaaagtatccgaccttattatttttttcaaaaaccatatggatttgaatcacgtgtgattgcatcagacaagcttgaaccctcgtgcgcatgcgtaagtttttccacgcctgtcggttgcgtcattcgcctgtaagcaggcttggagcgaggagtggtccagccccctcgtcggattttcattgccaggaaatggcagaatgatttgggctttttttcccatcagaattttttcagaaactgttagagactggcagctggaaaccattagaaaaatttatctggctttcggtgaaaatgttacgggcttggtagagaataaggagtgttactgttgctttaaggacggcccacagcggctgtggggcgcgccgcgctccgaagccgccatcgacaggctgaacgaccatttcatttctaaacggatggctgtctggatccgtgaccatcgtgtgccatttctctggttatcacaagagctggacatcaaccattttccagcagatttcacttttaacaagagattttgtcatggaaagccgagcggaggcttcgcgcgtcacgatggattcgctactggagcgagacaaaaccacctccgttttggtctcacaggacagctttgagatggcgttcagacagctgtcggtggtttttccatcgagtgattatccgagaaattgtggatgtgcctggacataccagaacatgtcccgtgaggcttcatcacggcgctgctttgcgccatgcggcaccgccgcaacgcgcgaagcctccgctcctctttccatgacaaaaactcctgtaacagtggaatgtgccgttcatttccaaactggacgctgtgttttatccgggacgtcgtgtgactagcacaggaattgtgaaaagacgtggacatcagcactttttcggcacactgagacagacgtgcggaggaataacCTGTTTGACATCCTGATGAAGGCCATGCTGGGCTGAAACGCGTTGGTGCGAATTTTAATTATATAGCCATGCCACAATAAaggctttttaatttaattttcacaGAGTGCCTTGGAGCTTTGTTTTTGGTCTTCTTGAGGCTTTCACACTGAGCAGttctctttttcattttttcatcatTTGAAGACGAAAACGTGAGTTTTt is part of the Thalassophryne amazonica chromosome 11, fThaAma1.1, whole genome shotgun sequence genome and harbors:
- the LOC117520610 gene encoding leucine-rich repeat neuronal protein 4, with translation MTSLCRTVALLLLFIHSHLFTQALPTSPPATRRPQILFVTAMDFVDDYYYDGDSHSDSTPPRIRASVRPPLLLHEPQLCQYNPCLENQEPCAHLSAQTGCLCPGMTGIDTPPHAPRIQQLLPISEGDDAGKVEVRWCAPSSAVSGYRVVVEGRGGDAMEFGEALRRGTVGSLEVGTKVCVEAVNLAGHSVPTEFSCMRYNPPESSNHMLAGVIGGGVAFLLLISIVAVILWKYQTCVKGKRDSTEGLGNPSYTTEGHL